The following nucleotide sequence is from Alkalihalobacillus sp. LMS39.
TGCGATTTTATCTACAGAAGTAACAGAGTGGTTCAAAGGGTTTCGTGAACTCAAGGTTCATCAACAACTCCACAAACAGGAACAACAATTAATTGAGGCTTCCGACCAATATATTGACGCTCAAGAGCGAGATAATCGACAATCAAATAGGAATGAGTCGATTTCAATGGGAGTTGCTTTAGGGATGACGTGGCTCATTTTACTTGCAGCAGGGTATGCTGTATCCACAAATCAGTTAGATGGAATTTATTTAGCGATGCTCGTGATGGTTAGTTTAACTGTATTTGATTATGCAAATCCGATGTCGGTCTTTCCGATTTACTATGATGAGAGTCAACAGGCTTCAACACGATTAGCTGAAGTAACAAACGAACGTACAGAACAAGAGCAGCAGCGTTTTTCACCTTCATGGAAAGGCGCTCCCTCCATTGACATGAGGGAGGTATGCTTTACGTTTCCAAATGAGTCTCGACCTACGTTAAGAGGCGTTAACCTTTCGATAAAACAAGGAACAAAAACCGCGATTGTAGGGCCGAGTGGATGTGGAAAGTCGACATTACTCCAAATGATACTTGGGCTACACAAGCCAGACAAAGGATATTTACTACTAGATGGTCAGACAGTCCATGGTATCTTGCAAGAGAAGCTTTGGGAAAAGACTAATGTTGTTTTGCAGGAAAACCATTTTTTCTATGGCACGGTGAAAGAAAATTTATTGTTAGAAGAGAATGCGGTAACAGATGAAGACGTGGAAAAATTGTTACATGAAGTTGAGTTAGGCCATATAAAAGCGAGTGATCAAGTACTCGAAAAAGGTGAGAACTTATCTGGTGGTGAAAAGCAAAGATTGGCAATGGCCCGCGTCTTTGCAAGGGAAAATTCATTGTGGCTATTAGATGAGCCGACATCTTCATTAGATGGATGGACCGAGCAGCGATTATTTGACGCACTTTTTCAATATGCAAACAATGCCACAGTCGTTGTAGTCAGTCACCGTTTACAAGGACTAGAAAAGATGGATGAAATCATTGTGATGGATGAAGGGGAAATTATCGAGCAAGGGACATTTGAACAGCTCATGCAAGAGAAGGGATATTTCTATCAATTAAAGCAAATTGAAAATAGTATGGTTTTTTCATAAAGCTATTTTTGCGAATTATCAGTAGACATGTGGGGAAGGACGGATTTTTTCTTATCGGACATACGTTCCGTTATTTTGAGAAAATCATCGAAATTTCATTTGCTAATGGACATCTATTCCTTTATTTGACGAAACTAGCTATAAAATTGGCTAGTTTCTTTAGGTTAACGGAACCAATGTCCGATAGCATCACAAAACGTGCCGTTTTCGTTATAATAACGGAACTGATGTCCGTTAGAAAGTAACTACAACTAAAGCAATAACGCCGCTTTTTAGCGGGTGACAGGTGAGTCTCCTTGTGCTTCTTCACAGTGGGCTCACCTTTTTCTTTTGCCAGCCGAAGTCCACGTATATGTTCAGATTTAAGGTTAAGAAAATGTTAAGAATGTTTATGAAACTTGATGTGGACAATGAATAAAGAAAGATTCATTTGCAAAAATCCAATATTACCTTCATATAGAGTTAAAAATCAATTGTTATGATCCATATGTGGCAAAGAAACGTGACTTCAACGTGGAGGTGTACAGCATGGATACGATGACACATGTGGCGACTGGAATCGGATTAGCTGGGCTAGCGCAATTAGATTCGACCGTATTTGGCCAGCCAGAAACGGTTATGGCTATTGCAGTAGCAACGGTTATTGGGTCAAATGCACCGGATTTTGATTTCGTATGTAAATATAAAGGTAATGAAGCTTATATGAAGCAACATCGCGGCGCAAGTCATTCACTTCCTGCGTTATTACTTTGGACAATTGTGATTGCTGTTGCAGTTTCGGCATTTTTTCCTCATGTCAGTTTAGGTCTACTTTTTGGTTGGACTTTGCTTGCTGTTATCGTTCATGTGTTATTGGATATTTGTAATATATATGGAACGCAAGCTGGGCGTCCGTTCAGTCAAAAATGGATTGCCTATGATGTTCTCCCCATCTTTGATCCGCTTATTATGAGTCTTCACCTCATTGGATTTGTTTGTTGGTTTAGTGGGGTCCACCCAGGTTTTACTTTCTTAGTTGTTTATAGTCTCGTCTTGATTTATATTACCTTAAGATTTTTTATGTATCACAATGTGCTATCTAACCTAAAAAAAGATAACGACAAACTGTATCACCTTATTCCAACAACCTCTATGTTCACCTGGAAAGTGATAGCGAAGGGTGAAGGTCATTATACACTTGGGATTTATAAAACTGGTAAAATCCAATGGAAAAAATCATTAATACAACCTCACGCGAACATCATCATAAATGCTTCAAAACAACACCCATTTGTAGAATATATGTTAAATCGCTCAAAATACTTATATGCGGATATCGTTGAAAAATTGGATGGATATGAAGTTCACTGGTATGATTTAAGATTTCAATCCCGCGTTGATGAACCGTATATTGCCATCATCCAATTAGACCAAAATTTAAATTTAACTAGAAGTCATGTCAAACATGGATTAATTGCTGCCCCAAAAAGCGTGTAAGATTTGCCTTTCCACTTTTTTAAAAAGATAAGAAAGCATGAAGATGTTGGTCTAGCTGTGAAGCTTTGAAGACTTATTTTAGAAGATCGAAGGCTACGCACCTGCGCATTTCACCCCAAGAAAAGCACTTGGGGTTCACTGTTAAAAGCGGGCAGGGCTCCGCACTTCGCTTGAAATGAAAAGACGCTACGCGTTTTTCTTTCTTTTTTATTTAGATGGAACCGTTGTCATTTTACTTGTACAATGGTTAAATAACGAGATAAACAGAAAAGTTGCAATTTAAGAGGGGGTGTTAGCAATGGGAAGAACAGAGTTTACGTTTGAAAATAAAGACGATATTTTAATTCAAGTGTATAAATGGACGCCTACAACTAGTGTAAAAGGAATTGTATGTATTTCACATGGGATGAGTGAAACGGCTTTGCGTTATGACGCCTTTGCGAATGCTCTTTCAGATGAAGGTTATGTCGTCTATGCCCATGATCATCGTGGACATGGAAAGTCCGCAAAATCTATGGAAGAGTTAGGATATGTTAGTGACAATGATGGTTTTTTTGACATGGTGGAAGATGTAAAAAAGGTGGTCAAACTGGCAAAGGAAGAATATCCTGGCCAAGACGTTGTTTTGTTTAGTCATAGTATGGGCTCTTTTTTAGCTCAACGATATATTCAATTATATGGCGGTGATTTAGCCGGTGTCATTTTGTCTGGTACAAATGGAAAACCGCCATGGTTAGTGAATGTAGGTATTGTAGTTGCGAAAACCTTAATGACACTAAAGGGTAGAAAAGCAGATGGTAAATTACTCGACAAGCTGACATTTGGTAGTTATAATCGTCCATTTGAACCGGCAGACACGCCATTTGATTGGTTAAGTCGAGATAAAGAACAAGTTAAAAAATACATCGACGACCCGTACTGTGGAAATGTTTTTCCCGTTTCGTTTTATCATGACTTATTTATGGGGACAAAGGAAATTCATAAGCAAGAATACATTCACGAAGTGCCTAAAGAATTGCCAATTTATATTTTTGCAGGAGACAAAGACCCAGTAGGAGATTTTGGTCAAGGCATTATTCGATTATATGATGCATATAAAAAAGCGGGCATAAAAAACGTCTCGTATAAATTGTATGAAGGCGGTAGACATGAATCATTAAATGAGATAAACCGTGATGAAGTCATTAAAGATACAATAACATGGCTAAATAAGGTTTTTTCATAAATATATGTGGTATGGTGTTCGATGAAGGACAAAACGAGTGGAAAAACGGGAAGAAGTGTCCTTCATAAGGGAGATGAAGGACAAAACAAGCAAAAAAACCGGAAGAAGTGTCCTTCATAAGGGAGATGAAGGACAAAACGAGTAAAAAAACCGGAAGAAGTGTCCTTCATAAGGGAGATGAAGGACAAAACAAGCGAAAAAACCGGAAGAAGTGTCCTTCATAAGGGAGATGAAGGACAAAACGAGTAAAAAAACCGGAAGAAGTGTCCTTCATCGAATATCAACCATGATTACCCCTACTGCCACACCCAGTTGCAGAAAGCAACTTACTTTTAGTCGTACACTTCAACGGTCTCAACAAATGCAATTTCATTATCACGATAGGCGAACACCCCATGGTTATTTGCATGTAATGTCACTCTAATTTCGTGCACACCCGGTTGTAAATTACCAAGATTGTAATAAGGGCCATAAAGACGATTTATTCGCTCCCCATTAATATACAAGTGGGCATGGCCTTCATGAAAAGAGTTTGTAACAAGGCCGGTCTTTTCTGGAGTAAACGTAAATTGGCTTGTTTCTATTTTTAATAACCAACTATTTGATGCGTCTTGTTTCACTTCCCCTGTTATTGTTGGTGGCGTTATATCATTAGGAATATGAATGATAATTTCCTCATGGCCAGTGTGATGACCCGAAGAGTGGTGATGTCTACTTTCGTTGTAAAAATAAAGAACAGATGAAACAAATGTCGTAATCACTAAAAAGCTAATAAACCGATACATCGCGTCCTCCTAATCAAACGTTTAATGAATGCCTATTTTCTTTGCCACTGTTACGAACAATAATCCCGATTATAAGCAGGATAAGCCCGGAAACTAAAAAAGCGAGATCATACATGAGAGGATTATCAGCATCCGGACGTACACGGTGAATAACGAGAATATGATGATTGATAATACCTTCAATTAAATTAAAAGTACCACCACCAATGAGAAACCCACCGACCAATAATCGAACACCTTTATTTAAATCGTTGGGATTCCCTGCTAGCCATAATAAAATTCCGCCGACAACAAGAGTTACGGTTGTGGCTAAGTGAAAAATGCCATCACTGATAATTTGGCTTGTTCGATCCGTATCCATAATTACACTATGCCATTGTAAAATTTGGTGGAATACAATTCCGTCTAATGCTCCGAGAAATCCAAAACCTAAAACAAAACTACCAATTGTAATGAAACGTTTTTTCATGAATAGACTCATTATTTTCTCCTTTGGACGAATAGATTAGTAGAAATATAGACAAAAGTAGAGGCGATTATACATGGAAAAACCGAAAGTGTGAAAAAAATATGAAAAAATTTGGTTGACAAGTTTTTTAGTCTTCATATACTATTGTAATGTAACGAGTGTGAATCAGTGAGGTGTTGCTATGGCAGGAAAACGAGAACAGTAGGTTTAAGGTCGTAACATGCGTTCGAACATTATAGAGAAGAAACAACTTCTTTTTTTATCGCTTTAATTGAGAATGATTATTGTTGTCGCTAAGGGCGGCAACATGCAAAAAGGAAACAGTTTCTTTTTTTTTACTCTATAATGAGAATGATTCTTATTATCGTGTATCGCATGTTCCGTACATATCAATTTGTCACAAGGTTCTTTTTTTTATTACCAATTGAGAATGATAATTATTTTCGGAAGTGAGGCAGAAGAAAAAGATGAAAAAAAGTCTAATGATAGCATTGTTGGTCGTTTCATTTGTGTGTATCCAAATGTTTGCACCGCTCGCCTATGCAGCAGATTTAGCTGATGGAACATATACGATTAACTACACGGTATTAAAAGCTGAAAATGATTCAGTCTCAATGGCGAATGACTATTGGGAAAAACCAGCGAAAATATTTGTTGAAAATGGGCAAATGACAATACAAATGAAAATCAACCATAGCGATTGGGTCACTGAATTTAAAGTGAAATCTGGCAGTGGTTTTGCTAATACGAGTGTCATAAGTGAAGATGCTGCGGCCAATACGAGAGTTGTTCAATTTAA
It contains:
- the cydC gene encoding thiol reductant ABC exporter subunit CydC — translated: MKQLLNISKIMMKEKKDVYLSIIFGFLAGMTAVALFAANGYLISAAALQPPLYVLISMVAVVKIGSFIRATSRYGERYFSHRATFTMLSELRIAFYEKLETIAPKIATRFRSGDLLARVVGDVETLQNFFLRVLYPPIIMALVFLSTVLFLTFFSLSTVVLLVVGLVLTGVVIPMWFAIRQKQVGSKIREKHAILSTEVTEWFKGFRELKVHQQLHKQEQQLIEASDQYIDAQERDNRQSNRNESISMGVALGMTWLILLAAGYAVSTNQLDGIYLAMLVMVSLTVFDYANPMSVFPIYYDESQQASTRLAEVTNERTEQEQQRFSPSWKGAPSIDMREVCFTFPNESRPTLRGVNLSIKQGTKTAIVGPSGCGKSTLLQMILGLHKPDKGYLLLDGQTVHGILQEKLWEKTNVVLQENHFFYGTVKENLLLEENAVTDEDVEKLLHEVELGHIKASDQVLEKGENLSGGEKQRLAMARVFARENSLWLLDEPTSSLDGWTEQRLFDALFQYANNATVVVVSHRLQGLEKMDEIIVMDEGEIIEQGTFEQLMQEKGYFYQLKQIENSMVFS
- a CDS encoding metal-dependent hydrolase — its product is MDTMTHVATGIGLAGLAQLDSTVFGQPETVMAIAVATVIGSNAPDFDFVCKYKGNEAYMKQHRGASHSLPALLLWTIVIAVAVSAFFPHVSLGLLFGWTLLAVIVHVLLDICNIYGTQAGRPFSQKWIAYDVLPIFDPLIMSLHLIGFVCWFSGVHPGFTFLVVYSLVLIYITLRFFMYHNVLSNLKKDNDKLYHLIPTTSMFTWKVIAKGEGHYTLGIYKTGKIQWKKSLIQPHANIIINASKQHPFVEYMLNRSKYLYADIVEKLDGYEVHWYDLRFQSRVDEPYIAIIQLDQNLNLTRSHVKHGLIAAPKSV
- a CDS encoding alpha/beta hydrolase: MGRTEFTFENKDDILIQVYKWTPTTSVKGIVCISHGMSETALRYDAFANALSDEGYVVYAHDHRGHGKSAKSMEELGYVSDNDGFFDMVEDVKKVVKLAKEEYPGQDVVLFSHSMGSFLAQRYIQLYGGDLAGVILSGTNGKPPWLVNVGIVVAKTLMTLKGRKADGKLLDKLTFGSYNRPFEPADTPFDWLSRDKEQVKKYIDDPYCGNVFPVSFYHDLFMGTKEIHKQEYIHEVPKELPIYIFAGDKDPVGDFGQGIIRLYDAYKKAGIKNVSYKLYEGGRHESLNEINRDEVIKDTITWLNKVFS
- a CDS encoding DUF2243 domain-containing protein, giving the protein MSLFMKKRFITIGSFVLGFGFLGALDGIVFHQILQWHSVIMDTDRTSQIISDGIFHLATTVTLVVGGILLWLAGNPNDLNKGVRLLVGGFLIGGGTFNLIEGIINHHILVIHRVRPDADNPLMYDLAFLVSGLILLIIGIIVRNSGKENRHSLNV